In Pedobacter africanus, a single window of DNA contains:
- a CDS encoding LytR/AlgR family response regulator transcription factor encodes MKIKTLIVDDEPHAIEVIEKYIEDFAEIDLIAKCNTAIQAFQILQKIKIDLIFLDVKMPGLLGTDLVRSLKNPPKIIFTTAYQDYALEGFDLNAVDYLLKPIPFDRFLKAMDKVFDAYKVNHHRVGMEQVPEPKGDNFLYLRVERKMVKINVNEIFWMESLKDYIKVVLKDKALVSKQKISVLEELLPEDKFVRIHRSFIVAIDKVDSYHAYAIEILGKELPIGRNYKAECRKKLMSIS; translated from the coding sequence ATGAAGATAAAAACACTTATAGTGGATGATGAACCACACGCCATTGAGGTAATTGAAAAATACATTGAGGACTTTGCAGAAATTGATCTTATAGCAAAATGTAATACCGCTATACAGGCATTTCAGATTCTTCAAAAAATCAAAATAGATCTTATATTTTTGGATGTAAAAATGCCGGGCCTTTTAGGCACGGATTTGGTTAGGTCACTCAAAAATCCCCCTAAGATTATTTTTACTACGGCTTACCAGGACTATGCCTTAGAAGGTTTTGACCTGAACGCTGTTGACTATTTATTGAAACCTATACCATTTGATAGATTTCTAAAAGCTATGGACAAGGTTTTTGACGCTTATAAAGTTAACCATCACAGAGTCGGTATGGAGCAGGTGCCTGAACCGAAAGGCGACAACTTCCTTTACTTAAGGGTTGAACGAAAAATGGTTAAAATCAATGTTAATGAAATATTCTGGATGGAAAGTCTTAAGGATTACATCAAAGTTGTATTAAAAGATAAAGCCCTGGTTAGCAAGCAGAAAATCAGTGTGCTTGAAGAGTTGCTCCCTGAAGATAAATTTGTGCGAATTCACCGCTCATTTATTGTAGCAATCGATAAGGTCGATAGTTATCATGCTTATGCTATTGAGATTCTGGGTAAAGAACTGCCTATAGGCCGTAACTATAAGGCAGAATGCCGTAAAAAACTAATGTCAATCAGTTGA
- a CDS encoding sensor histidine kinase — protein MGHKKVWHLREQILPHLLFWISCTACLTVLFTVGLPSYTIGFSLVMMLLPVHILYFYTVRNILIPKFLFKRRCVLLGISLVLIMSLCALLYRLIEIIFADPYLYEKLRRFNPTFKWKKIEGSFSQQLFNKQYMIHALEQSNSVVWIGLVIKFVGMWFERKQVALSSELNFLKAQIHPHFLFNTLNNLYSLTLNNSPNSPAVVLGLSEILRYMLYECNSDLVPLKRDIEIIKSYVTLEKIRYEDRLDLNLNISGDILNKSIAPLLMIPLIENAFKHGASEMTEDAWINIDLDVQGNRLKFKVSNGQPAKKANDSRSHFEKIGVSNVRKRLELIYPGSYTFTIYDEEDIYVAILEIILDSQLLPTVNKRDKHNDQINKVS, from the coding sequence ATGGGTCATAAAAAAGTTTGGCATTTACGCGAGCAGATTCTTCCGCATTTGCTTTTTTGGATAAGCTGTACAGCATGTCTTACTGTCCTATTTACCGTAGGCCTTCCAAGCTATACCATCGGTTTTTCTTTGGTAATGATGCTTTTGCCTGTGCATATCTTATACTTTTATACAGTCCGCAATATTTTGATCCCCAAATTTCTATTTAAACGACGTTGTGTGCTTTTGGGGATTTCTTTAGTATTGATCATGAGCCTTTGTGCTTTACTGTATCGGCTAATTGAAATCATATTCGCTGATCCATATTTATATGAAAAACTCAGGCGGTTCAACCCTACGTTTAAGTGGAAGAAGATCGAAGGAAGCTTTTCCCAACAGCTTTTCAACAAGCAATATATGATACATGCGCTTGAGCAATCTAATTCGGTCGTTTGGATAGGATTGGTTATTAAGTTCGTAGGAATGTGGTTCGAAAGAAAACAGGTTGCATTATCCTCAGAACTCAACTTTCTCAAAGCTCAGATTCACCCCCATTTTCTCTTTAACACACTAAATAATCTATATTCATTGACGCTCAACAATTCTCCGAATTCCCCTGCTGTTGTCCTCGGTCTTTCCGAGATTCTTCGTTATATGCTCTATGAGTGCAATAGCGATTTGGTACCGTTAAAAAGAGACATTGAGATTATTAAAAGCTATGTCACACTGGAAAAAATAAGGTACGAAGACCGGTTGGATCTGAACCTGAACATCAGCGGTGATATTTTAAACAAGTCAATCGCACCGCTCCTGATGATACCGCTGATAGAAAATGCTTTCAAACATGGAGCCAGTGAAATGACAGAAGACGCATGGATCAATATTGATCTGGACGTTCAAGGAAACAGGCTGAAATTCAAAGTATCAAATGGACAGCCAGCTAAGAAAGCCAATGATTCCAGAAGCCATTTTGAAAAAATCGGAGTAAGTAATGTAAGAAAGCGGCTTGAACTGATATATCCAGGCTCCTATACTTTTACCATTTACGATGAAGAAGACATTTATGTAGCTATCCTGGAGATAATCTTAGATAGCCAGCTTTTACCTACGGTTAACAAAAGGGATAAGCATAATGACCAAATTAACAAGGTATCATGA
- a CDS encoding OmpA family protein, with translation MFKRLFLLVLVIQAMTMTAHSQGFLKRLAEKAANAGSDLLIKKSTQKAEKAIDGNPSAKAKKNAAQDEPKGEKVSESSKSGKLAASYTKFDFIPGEKTLLYDNFEQDVIGEFPLKWFTSGSAEVVKLDAQQGKWLQFNSGQFLSPTIKLPENFTVEFDVFLNLSLNSSSVLPGLQFQIFDRGDKAKRLDVYNYTLKNILYFSTSFSHDKAVVSLDSRENAKQKFKSDKIFLTGFQSNYGSVIHVAIAVQKERLRLWYNAEKVLDVPTAAATPANFNQLLFSGAKTREGYPAFYLSNLRIGAGEPDTRSKLLEQGRFVTNGILFDTNSDKIKPESFGLIKEIAAAIKESPGIKIKIVGHTDNDGSAETNLALSKKRSVAVKKVLAEEFGIDDNQIVTDGKGASEPVGNNSTASGKAENRRVEFVKI, from the coding sequence ATGTTTAAACGATTATTTTTATTAGTGCTTGTGATTCAGGCAATGACCATGACCGCTCACAGTCAGGGATTTCTTAAGCGACTTGCTGAAAAGGCTGCAAATGCCGGTAGTGATTTGTTGATTAAGAAAAGTACGCAGAAAGCTGAAAAAGCAATTGATGGCAACCCATCTGCAAAGGCAAAAAAGAATGCTGCCCAGGACGAGCCAAAAGGGGAGAAAGTTTCGGAGAGTTCCAAGTCCGGAAAATTAGCAGCCTCTTATACCAAATTTGATTTTATACCCGGTGAAAAAACGCTGCTTTATGATAATTTCGAGCAGGACGTCATCGGTGAATTTCCGCTGAAATGGTTTACATCAGGATCGGCCGAGGTCGTGAAATTAGATGCGCAGCAGGGTAAATGGCTTCAGTTTAATTCCGGGCAATTCCTTTCGCCTACAATTAAATTACCAGAGAATTTTACTGTTGAATTCGATGTTTTTCTTAATCTTTCTTTAAATTCTTCCTCAGTTCTACCTGGCCTTCAGTTTCAGATTTTCGATCGCGGCGACAAGGCCAAACGACTGGATGTTTATAACTATACGCTGAAAAATATTCTTTATTTTTCTACTTCCTTTAGCCATGATAAGGCGGTAGTTTCTCTTGATTCCAGGGAGAACGCGAAACAGAAATTTAAGTCAGATAAAATATTCCTGACAGGCTTTCAAAGTAATTATGGCTCAGTGATTCATGTTGCGATTGCTGTACAAAAGGAGCGGCTAAGGCTTTGGTATAACGCTGAGAAGGTGCTTGACGTACCAACAGCAGCGGCAACACCAGCCAATTTTAATCAACTACTTTTTAGTGGGGCTAAAACCAGAGAAGGCTATCCAGCCTTTTATCTAAGTAACCTGCGTATCGGTGCCGGTGAGCCGGATACACGATCTAAATTATTAGAACAGGGGCGTTTTGTTACAAATGGCATTTTGTTCGATACCAATTCTGATAAAATCAAACCTGAATCGTTTGGTCTTATTAAAGAAATTGCTGCTGCGATTAAAGAATCGCCTGGCATTAAAATTAAAATTGTCGGACATACTGATAATGATGGCTCAGCAGAAACAAACCTTGCGCTTTCTAAAAAACGTTCTGTAGCTGTAAAAAAAGTCTTGGCAGAGGAATTTGGTATAGATGACAACCAGATTGTTACGGATGGAAAAGGTGCAAGCGAACCCGTTGGTAACAATTCAACCGCATCAGGAAAAGCGGAAAATAGAAGAGTAGAGTTCGTTAAAATCTAA